In Halopseudomonas xinjiangensis, a single genomic region encodes these proteins:
- a CDS encoding DUF1206 domain-containing protein — protein sequence MVDKSEKFSWLVRLGFAARGVVYLLLGYLFLAATGQSQASEGPQGVFDYLQEVPGGTPILYLCALGLVGYALYRLSSLLFDAENYGRDKKGIAQRLGHGASGLAHLVLAYTAFQFAQGNQQSSGGGGGGEAQQATNTILSMEFGAIVVGIVGLCFLGAALAQAKKAISGEFMQRISPRAPGFTKFIGHAGFAARAVVFAVISWSFVQSAWLSSSSQVKTLGEAVSSLRDAGVLFTLVAIGLLLFGVFSLVMAGYRTVPDLDPDGMKPSYRS from the coding sequence ATGGTAGACAAATCTGAAAAATTTAGCTGGCTGGTACGCTTGGGCTTTGCCGCTCGTGGGGTGGTGTATCTTCTGCTCGGTTACCTCTTCCTGGCTGCCACAGGGCAAAGCCAGGCAAGCGAGGGTCCGCAAGGCGTTTTTGATTACCTGCAGGAAGTGCCAGGTGGCACCCCCATACTCTATTTGTGCGCACTGGGTCTGGTCGGCTATGCGCTCTACCGCCTGTCTTCACTGCTTTTTGACGCAGAAAATTATGGCCGAGACAAGAAGGGCATTGCCCAGCGGCTGGGGCACGGTGCCAGCGGCCTGGCCCACCTGGTGCTGGCGTACACCGCCTTCCAGTTCGCCCAGGGTAATCAGCAATCCTCCGGCGGCGGGGGCGGAGGGGAAGCACAACAAGCGACCAATACCATATTGTCGATGGAGTTCGGGGCCATCGTGGTAGGGATTGTTGGTCTGTGCTTCCTGGGGGCTGCATTGGCTCAAGCAAAAAAAGCTATTTCGGGCGAATTCATGCAACGGATTTCGCCCCGCGCACCTGGTTTCACCAAATTCATCGGCCACGCTGGTTTCGCTGCCAGAGCAGTGGTCTTTGCGGTGATCAGTTGGTCCTTTGTGCAATCGGCGTGGCTGTCCAGTTCTTCGCAGGTCAAGACACTGGGCGAGGCAGTCTCCTCCCTGAGAGATGCCGGCGTGTTATTCACGCTGGTGGCGATCGGCCTGTTGCTGTTTGGTGTGTTCAGTCTGGTAATGGCGGGGTATCGCACGGTACCTGACCTTGACCCGGACGGTATGAAACCCTCTTACCGCAGCTGA
- a CDS encoding DUF6351 family protein, with protein sequence MLVEVLVSNPMDAVADVLVTLNGVDVTSEFDLRTQHRIIGLVSGLEIGENTIIASSRTNPSSSAQLIVRNHPSSGPIFSGPHLQPWICAQPSPTTVTVVNPASGDSAEAEARVSGLSNLPDSDCNIPQEVSYYYQPASISGYCRPDTHSPNACFIPFDVANPPLDNEIARFKNDRGDTVRKILAVERGALNRGMYYLMVYHDPEKPHHPAQPQKGWNNKLILNFGGNIWGGRYQIPSSGYFPDPVVLALHAGYMFVNTTLNDYRNNFNHAVGAEALMMLKERIVETYGPIRYTVGIGAKGGSTAALSVAGSYPGLINGLVVSESTADELTMRIEASECALFSGPGGYLSTIPSDEQDELALSFSGHFAASNCVNLNQDYHLWGARPGFATNCGEIFPSSLVFHPTENPGGVRCSHVEHNVNMLGSSAYPDGVTRANQPLDNVGVQYGLMALRRGTISPERFVHLNENIGQHDGDFSRVPGVRRNEAKVEALERAYRSGMVTNGRHLASVAIIDMRPSEQAWSNTLSWRVLPLRKRLTDANGRYDNHIIWAYSSISPPQINAFTAMDRWLETVEADDTDRSNAEKVAAAKPTDVTDQCLTKFDLEIIDIGWGSQDCPVKFGMSPRQVAGGPLAEDVLKCQLKPLVLESDDYTLIENGAAIVFTSEQRVRLKSVFAEGVCDWTKPGVGQQASPGWMSFADGPDGKPLELTSYGPGEK encoded by the coding sequence GTGTTAGTCGAGGTATTGGTCTCCAATCCCATGGACGCAGTGGCAGACGTGTTGGTTACGCTGAACGGTGTCGACGTTACGAGCGAATTCGATTTGCGAACGCAACATCGCATTATCGGGCTAGTTTCCGGTCTTGAAATTGGCGAAAACACGATCATCGCATCGTCCCGCACCAACCCGTCGTCGTCCGCGCAACTAATCGTAAGAAATCATCCATCCTCAGGACCTATATTTTCTGGCCCGCATCTTCAGCCTTGGATTTGTGCTCAGCCGAGCCCAACCACAGTTACAGTTGTTAACCCGGCCAGCGGAGATTCCGCAGAAGCGGAGGCACGTGTAAGCGGATTGTCCAACCTGCCGGACTCAGACTGCAATATCCCACAGGAAGTGAGCTATTACTACCAGCCCGCCAGCATCTCAGGTTATTGCAGGCCCGATACTCATTCACCGAACGCGTGCTTCATTCCGTTTGATGTCGCCAATCCTCCACTCGATAACGAGATCGCCAGATTCAAGAATGATCGAGGTGATACTGTTCGAAAAATCCTTGCGGTTGAGCGCGGGGCACTGAATCGAGGGATGTATTATTTAATGGTGTATCACGATCCTGAGAAACCTCATCACCCCGCGCAACCGCAGAAAGGTTGGAACAATAAGTTGATTCTTAATTTCGGAGGGAATATATGGGGCGGCCGATACCAAATCCCTTCGTCGGGCTATTTCCCTGATCCTGTAGTGCTGGCGCTGCATGCAGGGTATATGTTCGTCAACACGACCTTGAATGACTACAGGAACAACTTCAATCACGCCGTAGGCGCGGAAGCGCTTATGATGTTAAAAGAGCGAATCGTAGAAACGTACGGGCCAATTCGCTACACCGTAGGCATCGGGGCTAAAGGTGGGTCCACCGCTGCGCTGTCTGTAGCTGGCAGTTATCCAGGGCTGATTAATGGATTGGTTGTCAGCGAAAGTACCGCGGATGAATTGACCATGCGTATCGAAGCCTCTGAGTGCGCGCTGTTCAGTGGTCCCGGTGGATATCTTTCAACCATTCCTTCGGACGAGCAAGACGAGTTGGCACTTAGCTTTAGCGGTCATTTCGCTGCTAGTAATTGTGTAAACTTGAACCAAGATTATCATCTATGGGGCGCGAGACCGGGTTTCGCAACAAATTGCGGCGAGATTTTTCCATCCAGCCTCGTATTCCATCCGACAGAAAACCCCGGCGGTGTGCGTTGCTCGCATGTAGAACATAATGTCAACATGCTTGGCAGCAGCGCCTACCCAGACGGTGTTACCCGAGCAAACCAGCCACTGGATAACGTGGGGGTGCAGTACGGCTTGATGGCTCTGCGTCGTGGCACCATCTCACCCGAGCGGTTCGTGCACTTGAACGAAAATATTGGTCAGCACGATGGGGACTTCAGTCGTGTTCCTGGAGTACGTAGGAACGAAGCTAAGGTTGAGGCTCTAGAAAGAGCTTATCGTTCAGGAATGGTGACGAATGGGCGTCACCTGGCAAGCGTCGCAATTATTGACATGCGGCCAAGCGAGCAGGCTTGGAGCAATACGCTGAGCTGGAGAGTCCTTCCTCTGCGCAAGAGATTAACTGACGCAAACGGCCGTTACGACAATCATATCATTTGGGCATATTCCTCAATATCCCCCCCTCAAATAAACGCTTTCACCGCGATGGACCGTTGGTTGGAGACTGTCGAAGCAGATGATACCGATCGTTCCAATGCGGAAAAGGTGGCAGCAGCTAAACCAACGGACGTTACTGATCAATGCTTGACTAAGTTCGATCTAGAGATAATAGATATAGGATGGGGCTCCCAGGACTGTCCGGTGAAGTTTGGTATGTCACCTCGCCAGGTCGCTGGGGGGCCGCTCGCCGAAGACGTACTTAAGTGCCAACTCAAGCCGCTTGTTCTGGAAAGTGATGATTACACTCTGATTGAAAATGGTGCTGCGATAGTCTTTACTTCAGAACAGCGAGTGCGACTGAAGTCCGTCTTTGCAGAGGGCGTCTGCGATTGGACGAAGCCGGGGGTTGGTCAGCAAGCCAGTCCCGGTTGGATGAGCTTCGCCGATGGCCCCGACGGAAAACCTCTAGAGTTAACTTCGTATGGTCCTGGCGAGAAATAA
- a CDS encoding DUF6351 family protein encodes MRQERKWAPLLAVSLIILLGGCKNNRGAPDLDQEHSEQSTELPQVRALALLPAPMPLVRKPLPVSRSAEIKGVISLSNDPALVSGNDVLVEVLVTNLMEAAADVIVTLNGVVVTSEFGLRAQNRYIGLVSGLEVGENTIVASSWANPSLSARLVVTNHSSSGPIFSGPHLQPWVCAQPKEKWVTVTDPATGRSAEMTAPVSGLAVEPDANCDMASETRYYYQPLARAESFCFMTIEGEKPCFIPFNPATPPADSDIARFTNDRGDTVRSIIAVERGALNRGMFSLVTFHDPAQPHHAAQPQKGWNNKVVFSFAGNIWGSRRQAPPNSPFFNEAALRAGYMLATTTLTDHSSSSNHAVGAEALMMMRERIVETYGPIRYAVGTGSSGGSLTQLSIASAYPGLLDGLITEQTHADELTTSIEAIDCGLFSATGGYLSNFPTLDWQERDRMSMTFSGHYDFSHCLSLNGGRLQALNPSSHTSCGPTFHPYLQYNPTHHPGGVRCSHLEHNVNLLGRHTGPDGVTRAGHPLDNTGIQYGLLSLRNGTMSPEEFVHINENIGYYSQDHVRVAGPRRSVATLESLERAYRSGMVTDGRYLGNVPIIDLRINETSWSQDLNWRSQSVRQRLVDVHHHHDNHVIWAFHSMPPLSEAAFKTMDSWLSAIEKDDTPRLLTEKVIVAKPAEATDRCLAGTGQGAVQEMSLDAPECPVKFNLSPRQVAGGPATENILKCRLKPLDLKSKDYTFAGSGDRITFTAHQQDRLQKVFADGVCDWGKPGVGQQLNPGWMSYVNGPDAVPLELAWFERPE; translated from the coding sequence ATGCGACAAGAACGGAAGTGGGCTCCATTACTCGCCGTATCTCTAATTATTCTCCTGGGTGGATGCAAAAACAATCGAGGTGCACCGGATTTAGATCAAGAGCATTCGGAGCAAAGCACAGAGTTACCTCAGGTACGCGCCCTAGCGCTATTGCCCGCACCGATGCCACTAGTTAGAAAGCCCCTTCCAGTCTCGAGATCAGCCGAGATTAAGGGTGTCATCAGTCTTTCAAATGACCCTGCTCTAGTGTCAGGCAATGACGTGTTGGTCGAGGTACTGGTCACGAACCTAATGGAAGCAGCTGCCGATGTCATTGTAACGCTTAACGGTGTCGTCGTAACGAGCGAATTCGGGCTGCGAGCGCAAAATCGATACATTGGGCTAGTCTCAGGTCTTGAAGTTGGCGAAAACACTATCGTTGCTTCATCCTGGGCAAATCCGTCGTTGTCCGCGCGGTTGGTAGTAACGAACCATTCTTCGTCGGGACCAATATTTTCTGGTCCGCATTTACAGCCCTGGGTCTGTGCTCAGCCTAAAGAAAAATGGGTGACAGTGACCGATCCGGCGACTGGACGATCGGCCGAGATGACCGCACCTGTAAGCGGGCTGGCCGTAGAGCCGGACGCAAACTGTGACATGGCTAGCGAAACCCGCTATTACTACCAACCGCTAGCTCGAGCGGAAAGCTTCTGCTTTATGACTATAGAGGGCGAAAAGCCTTGCTTCATCCCGTTCAATCCTGCCACCCCACCGGCCGATAGTGACATTGCGCGATTCACCAATGACCGAGGCGATACAGTTCGTAGCATTATAGCGGTAGAGCGCGGTGCGCTAAACCGAGGGATGTTCTCCTTAGTGACTTTCCATGACCCGGCTCAGCCGCATCACGCTGCACAACCCCAGAAGGGCTGGAACAACAAGGTCGTCTTCTCTTTTGCAGGAAATATTTGGGGGAGCCGACGCCAGGCACCACCAAACTCTCCTTTCTTTAACGAAGCCGCCCTTCGGGCTGGTTACATGCTTGCAACGACCACGCTGACTGACCATTCCAGCAGTTCCAATCATGCCGTCGGAGCTGAAGCACTGATGATGATGAGAGAACGTATCGTAGAGACTTACGGCCCAATTCGATACGCAGTGGGGACTGGAAGTTCGGGCGGCTCGCTCACGCAGCTGTCCATAGCGTCAGCGTATCCTGGTCTTCTGGACGGGCTCATTACAGAACAAACCCATGCCGATGAACTCACCACCAGCATCGAAGCGATAGACTGTGGTCTGTTTAGCGCTACTGGTGGCTATCTTTCTAACTTCCCTACGCTTGACTGGCAGGAACGAGACCGCATGTCGATGACATTTAGCGGCCACTACGATTTCAGTCATTGCCTCAGCTTGAATGGCGGACGGTTGCAGGCACTCAACCCTAGCTCGCATACAAGCTGTGGCCCCACGTTCCATCCGTACTTGCAATATAATCCGACCCACCATCCCGGCGGCGTGAGATGTTCTCATCTCGAACACAACGTTAACCTGCTCGGCCGACATACTGGCCCGGACGGCGTAACGAGAGCTGGCCATCCATTGGATAATACTGGGATTCAGTATGGTTTGCTGTCTTTGAGGAACGGCACCATGTCCCCGGAAGAGTTCGTGCATATCAATGAAAACATTGGTTACTACAGTCAGGACCATGTAAGAGTCGCGGGCCCTCGGCGAAGTGTTGCAACACTCGAAAGCTTGGAAAGGGCTTATCGCTCAGGAATGGTCACCGACGGCCGTTACCTGGGCAACGTGCCGATCATCGACCTCCGAATAAATGAAACGTCCTGGAGTCAAGACTTAAACTGGCGCTCTCAGTCGGTACGTCAGCGGCTCGTTGACGTTCATCATCACCATGACAACCACGTGATCTGGGCGTTCCATTCCATGCCCCCGCTGAGCGAGGCGGCGTTTAAGACCATGGATAGTTGGCTCAGCGCAATAGAAAAGGATGATACCCCGCGCCTCCTAACGGAGAAGGTGATCGTTGCGAAGCCTGCTGAAGCAACCGATCGCTGTTTGGCCGGCACGGGACAAGGCGCGGTGCAGGAAATGAGCCTTGATGCGCCAGAGTGTCCCGTAAAATTCAACCTGTCACCCCGCCAGGTTGCAGGTGGACCAGCGACTGAGAATATACTCAAGTGTCGACTCAAACCGCTCGATTTGAAGAGTAAGGATTATACGTTCGCCGGCAGTGGTGATCGGATAACCTTTACAGCACACCAGCAAGACCGGCTACAGAAGGTGTTCGCTGACGGTGTGTGTGATTGGGGTAAGCCAGGCGTGGGACAGCAACTGAACCCAGGCTGGATGAGTTACGTCAATGGCCCCGACGCTGTGCCGTTAGAGTTAGCCTGGTTCGAACGTCCGGAATGA
- a CDS encoding DUF3010 family protein translates to MRVCGVEINSNDVNVCLLSLSDDIFELPDFRSRKLTLKDVNSTTELRYFQQTFAKLMEDYQVDQVVIRQRPMKGKFAGGAVGFKLEAAIELITDLNVVIMSTTDIKDSLKRNPIQIDYAGTGLKAFQEVAFNTAYAYLMKDKYAVKDS, encoded by the coding sequence ATGAGAGTGTGTGGCGTTGAGATCAACAGTAATGACGTGAACGTGTGCTTGTTGTCGTTGAGCGACGACATCTTTGAGCTACCCGATTTTCGCTCTCGGAAGCTGACCCTGAAGGACGTCAACAGCACGACTGAATTGCGCTATTTCCAGCAGACCTTTGCCAAGCTGATGGAGGACTACCAGGTAGACCAGGTTGTCATCCGCCAGCGACCAATGAAGGGCAAGTTTGCTGGCGGCGCGGTCGGTTTCAAGCTGGAGGCGGCCATCGAGCTGATCACCGACCTGAACGTGGTCATCATGTCGACGACTGATATCAAGGACTCGCTGAAGCGCAACCCGATTCAGATCGATTATGCCGGCACCGGCCTCAAGGCCTTTCAGGAAGTGGCTTTCAATACAGCCTATGCGTATTTGATGAAGGACAAGTACGCAGTCAAAGACAGCTAA
- the gnd gene encoding phosphogluconate dehydrogenase (NAD(+)-dependent, decarboxylating) gives MQLGMIGLGRMGANMAQRLMQSGHEVVGLDAQPTVREVFAQQGGRSVDSAAKLVQQLPTPRVVWLMLPAGVITQTMIDELLPLLEPGDTLVDGGNSFYQDSMRRSREYAQHQLNYLDCGTSGGIWGLTEGYCLMIGGEQAPVERLTPIFQALAPSPDRGWAHVGPAGAGHFSKMVHNGIEYGMMQALAEGFSILSKKTELDLDVHQIADLWRNGSVVRSWLLDLTASALKDNPGLKGIAPYVRDSGEGRWAVAEAIALDVSAPVITLALLERLRSREPDSYGDKLLAAMRNSFGGHAFIPDTSQPFKPLD, from the coding sequence ATGCAGCTCGGCATGATTGGTCTGGGACGTATGGGCGCGAATATGGCGCAACGACTGATGCAGAGCGGGCATGAGGTGGTCGGGCTGGACGCTCAGCCGACGGTCCGCGAGGTGTTTGCGCAACAGGGAGGCCGAAGCGTGGATTCGGCAGCGAAGCTGGTGCAACAACTACCGACCCCGCGCGTGGTATGGCTGATGCTTCCTGCCGGCGTCATCACTCAAACCATGATCGACGAGCTGCTGCCGCTGCTCGAGCCAGGCGACACGCTGGTGGACGGCGGCAATTCCTTCTATCAGGACAGCATGCGCCGCTCCCGGGAATACGCACAACACCAGCTCAACTACCTAGATTGCGGTACCAGTGGGGGTATCTGGGGCCTGACCGAGGGTTACTGCCTGATGATCGGCGGGGAGCAGGCGCCCGTTGAGCGACTCACGCCGATCTTCCAGGCGCTCGCGCCCTCGCCTGACCGCGGCTGGGCCCACGTCGGACCAGCCGGTGCCGGGCATTTCAGCAAGATGGTCCATAACGGCATCGAGTACGGCATGATGCAGGCCTTGGCCGAAGGCTTCAGCATCCTCAGCAAGAAGACGGAGCTTGATCTGGACGTGCATCAAATTGCCGATCTCTGGCGCAACGGCAGCGTCGTGCGGTCATGGCTGCTGGATCTGACCGCCTCGGCGCTGAAGGACAACCCAGGATTGAAGGGGATCGCTCCTTATGTCCGCGACTCAGGCGAAGGGCGATGGGCTGTAGCCGAAGCAATCGCGCTGGATGTTTCGGCGCCAGTGATCACCCTGGCGCTGCTCGAGCGGCTACGCTCGCGCGAGCCCGACTCCTACGGCGACAAGCTCTTGGCCGCCATGCGTAACAGCTTCGGCGGGCACGCGTTCATCCCAGATACCTCCCAACCATTCAAACCACTCGACTAA
- a CDS encoding serine hydrolase, translated as MKKWIISVAVLLVVGSGVLWATADKDMRRLALNFPTNESVLFWSTEQRDAAFRAMDRLPVLSDARVIPAGDNAYPLPEGAPLDIDLDVDAYMKSQRAAALIIVHDGKIRLEQYGLDFGPEGRWTSFSVAKSFTSTLVGAAIKDGHIKSIDDAVSDYIPDLKGSA; from the coding sequence ATGAAGAAATGGATCATCTCGGTCGCGGTGCTGCTGGTGGTGGGGAGCGGCGTTCTGTGGGCGACGGCCGACAAGGATATGCGCAGGCTGGCGCTGAACTTCCCGACCAACGAGAGCGTGCTGTTCTGGTCAACCGAGCAGCGCGATGCTGCTTTCCGGGCCATGGACCGCTTGCCGGTTCTTTCGGATGCGCGGGTGATTCCCGCTGGTGACAATGCCTACCCGTTACCTGAGGGTGCGCCGCTGGATATCGATCTGGACGTCGACGCTTATATGAAATCGCAGCGCGCCGCCGCGCTGATCATCGTCCATGACGGCAAGATTCGGCTTGAGCAGTACGGGCTGGACTTTGGCCCTGAAGGTCGCTGGACCAGCTTCTCGGTGGCCAAATCCTTTACCTCGACACTGGTCGGTGCGGCTATCAAGGACGGTCACATCAAGAGCATCGATGATGCCGTATCGGACTACATCCCCGACCTCAAGGGCTCCGCCTAG
- a CDS encoding serine hydrolase domain-containing protein, whose product MTSGVKWNEDYADPQSDVAQFSRHEPEPGVDITVSYMRQLESEAEPGTKWVYKTGETNLIGVLASSASGKTLSEYLSEKVWKPFGMEQDATWLLGSTGHEISGCCVQAATRDYARFGLFIMGGGLVDGEPVLPEGWIAEATTKQADIGKPGAGYGYQWWTLDDGAYIAQGIFGQAIFIDPKRRLVIASNGNWPQATDRQGDQGEERLAFFRQVQKAIDREAQR is encoded by the coding sequence ATGACGTCGGGTGTGAAATGGAACGAGGATTACGCAGACCCGCAATCGGATGTTGCGCAGTTCAGCAGGCATGAACCCGAGCCGGGCGTCGATATCACGGTGAGCTACATGCGCCAATTAGAATCCGAGGCGGAGCCGGGCACCAAGTGGGTCTACAAGACCGGCGAGACCAATCTGATCGGCGTGCTGGCCAGTTCGGCTAGCGGCAAGACCCTGTCGGAATACCTGTCAGAAAAGGTCTGGAAGCCGTTTGGCATGGAACAGGACGCGACCTGGCTGCTGGGCTCCACCGGGCATGAAATCAGCGGTTGCTGCGTACAGGCTGCGACCCGGGATTATGCGCGCTTCGGGCTGTTCATCATGGGCGGTGGACTGGTCGATGGTGAGCCGGTATTGCCCGAGGGCTGGATCGCCGAGGCAACCACCAAGCAGGCAGATATCGGCAAACCCGGGGCGGGCTACGGCTACCAATGGTGGACTCTCGATGACGGCGCCTATATCGCCCAGGGCATCTTCGGTCAGGCCATCTTTATCGATCCCAAGAGGCGACTGGTGATCGCCTCGAACGGTAACTGGCCCCAGGCAACCGACCGCCAGGGCGATCAGGGTGAGGAGCGGCTGGCGTTCTTCCGGCAGGTGCAGAAGGCAATTGATCGGGAGGCTCAGCGTTAG
- a CDS encoding SDR family NAD(P)-dependent oxidoreductase, whose translation MSFESKVVWVTGASSGIGEALANALFAQGAYVILSGRRADALQALADQAPERTLVLAFDTTDYDRLPALVEQAWSWRGRVDVLINNAGISQRSLALDTSLDVYRQLIEVDYMAPLALTQALLPRLVEQGGGQLAVVSSVAGKVGTALRTGYCGAKHAVVGYFEALRAEVEEAYGIGVSIIIPGSVRTDIAKNALEGSGSARGRSDANIENGIDPVAAAHTILNGLAARQHDIVVAEGMELGALQLRTNDPAKLFMITSKEGARLAKVREELGAGASVDPRAVNKD comes from the coding sequence ATGTCATTTGAGTCGAAGGTAGTCTGGGTTACCGGGGCGTCGTCGGGTATCGGTGAGGCACTGGCCAACGCACTGTTTGCTCAAGGTGCCTATGTAATCCTTTCCGGTCGACGCGCCGATGCGCTGCAGGCGCTGGCTGATCAGGCGCCGGAGCGCACGCTGGTGCTGGCCTTCGATACCACCGACTACGACCGATTGCCGGCTCTGGTCGAGCAGGCCTGGAGCTGGCGTGGGCGCGTTGATGTGCTGATCAACAATGCGGGTATCAGTCAGCGCAGTCTGGCGCTGGACACCTCGCTGGATGTGTATCGGCAGCTGATCGAGGTGGACTACATGGCGCCGCTGGCGTTGACTCAGGCCCTGCTGCCGCGGTTGGTGGAGCAGGGTGGCGGCCAGCTGGCGGTGGTCAGCTCGGTGGCGGGCAAGGTGGGCACGGCGCTGCGCACTGGCTACTGCGGTGCCAAGCACGCGGTGGTGGGTTACTTCGAAGCGCTGCGTGCGGAAGTCGAAGAAGCCTATGGCATTGGCGTGAGCATCATCATTCCCGGCTCAGTGCGCACCGATATCGCAAAGAATGCGCTGGAAGGGAGTGGCTCGGCGCGTGGGCGGTCCGATGCGAATATCGAGAACGGTATCGATCCAGTCGCAGCAGCGCACACCATCCTGAATGGACTGGCGGCGCGTCAGCATGACATCGTCGTAGCGGAGGGCATGGAGCTGGGTGCGCTACAGTTGCGCACGAACGATCCGGCCAAGTTGTTCATGATTACCAGCAAGGAGGGCGCGCGTCTGGCCAAGGTGCGAGAAGAGCTGGGCGCAGGGGCATCGGTTGATCCAAGGGCGGTGAACAAAGACTGA
- a CDS encoding Hsp20/alpha crystallin family protein: protein MSNNVKQLVTQGNATENKRDIAAPRLDTVSGLRRQVDSLFDEFFRDPILSLARAQEPGAYWRSESGPGSLAVDVIETDKSYEIIADLPGLTEKDVEVTLSHGNLIIQGEKKLERDETKQTYHLSERWQGSFKRVFRLPKGVDAERIEASFSKSVMTISLPKTPESIKPEKVIKIKAS from the coding sequence ATGTCCAACAATGTGAAGCAATTGGTCACTCAGGGTAACGCTACCGAGAACAAGCGCGACATCGCCGCGCCCCGACTTGATACCGTCAGCGGTCTGCGTCGGCAGGTCGACAGCCTGTTCGATGAGTTCTTTCGCGATCCGATCCTGTCCCTTGCCCGCGCGCAGGAGCCAGGAGCGTACTGGCGCAGCGAGTCCGGCCCGGGCAGCCTGGCCGTAGACGTCATCGAGACCGACAAGTCCTACGAGATCATCGCGGACCTGCCCGGCCTGACCGAAAAGGACGTCGAGGTGACGCTGTCGCACGGCAACCTGATCATTCAGGGCGAGAAGAAGCTCGAGCGGGATGAAACGAAGCAGACCTACCATCTTTCCGAGCGGTGGCAGGGTAGCTTCAAGCGTGTGTTCAGACTGCCGAAGGGCGTCGATGCCGAGCGTATCGAAGCGAGCTTCAGCAAGAGCGTAATGACCATAAGCCTGCCGAAGACTCCGGAAAGCATCAAGCCGGAGAAGGTGATCAAAATCAAAGCGTCATGA
- a CDS encoding class I SAM-dependent methyltransferase: MAEDTGYPKSESIRKTNPAAFLRGFLQEPSQVGSIIPSSRFLEQRIVDASNLSAATRVVELGPGTGGTTRTFLRHLGPDARLLSIELSPYFHDLLGEIEDPRFINHLGSAADLADILAQHGMEQPDVVISGIPFSKMPQPVATRVAQAVKDSLGENGRFVAYQFRRDVAGYTNPIMGAPAGCTLELRNIPPMRVYSWYKTAD, encoded by the coding sequence ATGGCGGAGGACACTGGTTATCCTAAATCCGAGTCAATTCGAAAAACCAATCCAGCAGCTTTCCTCCGAGGATTTCTGCAGGAGCCGAGCCAGGTAGGATCGATCATTCCGAGCTCGCGCTTCCTCGAACAACGGATCGTCGATGCCTCGAATCTATCTGCTGCCACGCGAGTGGTGGAGCTGGGGCCTGGTACCGGCGGCACCACGCGAACCTTCCTTCGGCACCTTGGCCCGGATGCGCGATTGCTCTCGATCGAACTGAGCCCTTACTTCCACGATCTGCTTGGCGAGATCGAAGACCCGCGCTTCATCAACCACCTGGGCAGCGCCGCGGATCTGGCCGACATCCTGGCGCAGCACGGCATGGAGCAACCGGATGTGGTGATTTCCGGCATTCCATTCTCGAAGATGCCGCAGCCCGTTGCGACGCGCGTGGCGCAGGCGGTCAAGGATTCGCTGGGGGAGAACGGGCGCTTCGTTGCTTATCAGTTCCGACGTGATGTCGCCGGGTACACCAACCCGATCATGGGCGCGCCCGCCGGTTGCACGCTTGAACTGCGGAATATCCCGCCGATGCGGGTTTATAGCTGGTACAAGACGGCAGATTGA
- a CDS encoding DUF6064 family protein, producing MNDWASYQLQDFIPFTTDVYFRLIERMGETFWPLHVLTLALGAAAIVLALKGRTQLACLLPAPLWAFVGVAFFIQRYAELNWAGGYAGYAFIVQAVLLALVALTGFGLDKAPRLTSPPILIGLALAIFGLIGMPLIAPLTGGSWYQAEVLGIHADPTAVATLGLALIVFRGWALWAASIIPVLWVLVSGLTLQVLDAPRFQILFAVVAIGLVGLVWKSCESRRVLSTPSTGM from the coding sequence ATGAACGACTGGGCCAGCTATCAACTGCAGGACTTCATCCCGTTCACCACGGACGTGTACTTCCGCCTGATCGAGCGGATGGGCGAAACCTTCTGGCCGCTGCATGTGCTGACACTGGCGCTGGGCGCAGCCGCGATTGTTCTGGCATTGAAGGGCCGCACGCAGCTCGCCTGCCTTCTCCCCGCTCCGCTCTGGGCTTTCGTCGGCGTGGCGTTTTTCATCCAGCGTTATGCAGAGCTCAACTGGGCCGGGGGCTATGCCGGCTACGCGTTCATCGTCCAGGCCGTCCTGCTGGCACTGGTTGCGTTGACCGGATTTGGCCTGGATAAAGCGCCGCGCCTCACCAGCCCACCGATACTTATCGGATTGGCTCTAGCTATCTTCGGTCTTATCGGCATGCCCTTGATCGCCCCGCTGACGGGTGGCTCGTGGTATCAGGCAGAGGTACTCGGCATCCACGCCGATCCTACGGCGGTGGCCACGCTGGGTTTGGCGTTGATCGTGTTCCGAGGTTGGGCGCTCTGGGCGGCGAGCATCATCCCGGTGTTGTGGGTGCTGGTCTCTGGCCTGACCTTGCAGGTGCTGGATGCGCCGCGCTTTCAGATTCTATTTGCGGTGGTGGCGATCGGGCTGGTTGGTTTGGTGTGGAAGAGCTGCGAGTCTCGCCGGGTACTTTCGACGCCCAGCACAGGTATGTGA